Proteins from a genomic interval of Watersipora subatra chromosome 10, tzWatSuba1.1, whole genome shotgun sequence:
- the LOC137406976 gene encoding zinc finger BED domain-containing protein 5-like, producing MAEIGKGSETKIASIALSNNAVQRRIGKLCEGMKAQGKGKEEFLLCTSLQTTTKVADVLRAVEVFFKAGNLDWAKLCGCCTSYVVAVRMVPQGTLDEIIQIVNFIKESALNSRLFKQLCGGMDASHQVLLYHSEVRWLSKGNVTERVFELRDELKLFFQE from the exons ATGGCTGAGATTGGAAAAGGATCTGAAACAAAGATAGCATCCATTGCGCTGTCAAATAACGCTGTACAGAGAAGGATTGGtaaattgtgtgaaggtatGAAAGCTCAA GGTAAGGGTAAGGAGGAGTTTCTTCTCTGTACCTCACttcaaacaacaacaaaagtGGCAGATGTTCTCAGAGCAGTAGAAGTGTTTTTTAAAGCAGGCAACCTTGACTGGGCAAAGCTGTGTGGTTGCTGTACAAGCTATGTGGTTGCTGTACGGATGGTGCCCCAG GGCACACTGGATGAAATTATACAGATTGTGAACTTCATCAAAGAAAGTGCTCTGAATTCAAGGCTTTTCAAGCAGCTCTGTGGAGGTATGGATGCAAGTCACCAGGTTCTCCTGTATCACTCCGAAGTACGCTGGCTATCAAAAGGAAATGTCACAGAAAGAGTGTTTGAACTGAGAGATGAGCTGAAGTTATTCTTCCAAGAATGA